The Devosia sp. A16 genome includes a window with the following:
- a CDS encoding lytic murein transglycosylase, with product MYRVNKSVEFSISRRSFGIGAAALIASAAFTPAFASVGGFVDQTWQRAKARGVSKRVFDIAMGDFKPIGSVIELSKKQPEFVSTAADYVNKRVSDTRIGTGHEMRGEWAKTLKAVSERYGVQGEIILAIWGIETNFGGFLGGTNTVHALATLAYSGYRADFFGSELVTSLEILEGGHVRAKDMVGSWAGAMGLPQFMPSSFMKYAVDFKGDGHKDIWGSVPDAQASIANYLKSFGWRPGETWGYEVKLARDFNYQNVWQGVTASLGDWRGVGVSRANGKPFPRDSDTARLYMPMGGNGPVFAVLPNFGVIKRYNNSDSYALAVGHLADRIIGGKGFMTPWPNDTALNADGRKQVQARLLKKGYDIGKPDGEIGPKTRAAVIDWQTRAGLLPDGHVSGNLLKALS from the coding sequence ATGTACCGCGTAAACAAGTCCGTCGAATTCTCTATTTCCCGTCGTAGTTTTGGTATCGGCGCCGCGGCGCTGATCGCTTCGGCGGCGTTCACGCCGGCTTTCGCCAGCGTCGGTGGCTTCGTCGACCAGACCTGGCAGCGGGCCAAGGCGCGGGGCGTATCGAAGCGGGTCTTCGATATCGCGATGGGCGACTTCAAGCCGATCGGCTCGGTGATCGAACTCAGCAAGAAGCAGCCCGAATTCGTCTCCACGGCCGCCGACTACGTCAACAAGCGGGTCAGCGACACGCGCATCGGCACCGGCCACGAGATGCGCGGCGAGTGGGCCAAGACGCTCAAGGCCGTGAGCGAGCGCTATGGCGTGCAGGGCGAGATCATTCTCGCCATCTGGGGTATCGAAACCAATTTCGGCGGGTTCCTGGGCGGCACCAACACGGTGCATGCGCTGGCGACGCTCGCCTATAGCGGCTATCGCGCCGATTTCTTCGGCAGCGAACTGGTCACCTCGCTCGAGATCCTTGAAGGCGGGCACGTACGCGCCAAGGACATGGTCGGCTCGTGGGCCGGGGCCATGGGGCTGCCGCAGTTCATGCCGTCGAGCTTCATGAAGTACGCCGTCGACTTCAAGGGCGATGGCCACAAGGATATCTGGGGTTCGGTGCCCGACGCGCAGGCCTCGATCGCAAACTACTTGAAGTCGTTCGGGTGGCGGCCAGGAGAAACCTGGGGTTACGAGGTAAAGCTCGCACGCGACTTCAACTACCAGAACGTCTGGCAGGGGGTGACGGCGAGCCTGGGCGACTGGCGCGGGGTCGGCGTCAGCCGCGCCAACGGCAAGCCGTTCCCGCGCGACAGCGACACGGCGCGGCTCTACATGCCGATGGGCGGCAACGGCCCGGTATTCGCCGTGCTGCCGAATTTCGGGGTGATCAAGCGCTACAACAACTCCGACAGCTATGCGCTGGCGGTGGGCCACCTCGCCGACCGCATCATCGGCGGCAAGGGCTTCATGACGCCCTGGCCGAACGACACCGCGCTCAACGCCGATGGACGCAAGCAGGTGCAGGCGCGGCTGCTCAAGAAGGGCTACGACATCGGCAAGCCCGATGGCGAGATCGGCCCGAAGACCCGCGCCGCGGTGATCGACTGGCAGACCCGCGCCGGGCTGCTGCCGGACGGGCACGTGTCGGGGAATCTGCTGAAGGCGTTGAGCTGA
- a CDS encoding LacI family DNA-binding transcriptional regulator: MAKRPTMIEIGERAGVSQATVSLVLNRVPNARIAEATRLRVLEAADALGYRKGPQHHVPENRTRVIGLLLDEISTTPFATPFIEGAREEAALQDVVVATFSTRSDPKLESLALDLLLSNRIIGVLYASLITRPVEVPERLRDVPTVLLNCYDTKRDYPSVVPADITGGYAATEALLRAGHRRIAHLAGESWIEAADDRERGYRQALASWDVPIDEELIMRGGWTIHGGRELTARLLDLPEPPTAIFAFNDRMAMGAYAALRTRGLRVPDDMSVVGFDDEETSKYMDPPLSTMVLPHEEMARWAVGTLLDEQLPAASPRRVKIECPLISRGSIGPVRAAG, encoded by the coding sequence ATGGCAAAGCGGCCGACCATGATCGAAATCGGAGAGCGTGCGGGGGTCTCGCAGGCCACTGTGTCGCTCGTCCTCAACCGGGTCCCGAACGCACGGATTGCCGAGGCGACGCGGCTCAGGGTGCTCGAAGCGGCCGATGCGCTGGGCTATCGCAAGGGGCCGCAGCATCATGTGCCGGAGAACCGGACGCGGGTCATCGGGCTGCTGCTCGATGAGATCAGCACCACGCCGTTCGCCACCCCGTTCATCGAAGGGGCCCGCGAGGAAGCCGCGCTGCAGGATGTGGTGGTCGCCACCTTCTCGACGCGCTCCGACCCCAAGCTCGAAAGCCTCGCGCTCGACCTGCTGCTGAGCAACCGGATCATCGGCGTGCTCTATGCCAGTCTCATTACCCGGCCCGTCGAGGTGCCGGAACGGCTGCGCGACGTGCCGACCGTGCTGCTCAACTGCTACGATACCAAACGCGACTACCCTTCGGTGGTGCCGGCGGACATCACCGGCGGCTACGCGGCCACCGAGGCGCTGCTGCGAGCCGGCCACCGCCGCATCGCGCACCTGGCGGGGGAAAGCTGGATCGAGGCCGCCGACGACCGCGAACGCGGCTATCGGCAGGCGCTGGCCTCGTGGGATGTGCCGATCGACGAAGAGCTGATCATGCGCGGCGGCTGGACCATCCATGGTGGGCGCGAGCTGACGGCAAGGCTGCTGGACCTGCCGGAGCCGCCGACGGCGATCTTCGCCTTCAACGACCGTATGGCGATGGGGGCCTATGCGGCGCTCCGGACGCGAGGGTTGCGGGTGCCTGACGACATGTCGGTGGTCGGCTTCGACGACGAAGAGACCAGCAAGTACATGGACCCGCCGCTGTCGACCATGGTGCTGCCGCACGAGGAGATGGCGCGCTGGGCCGTGGGTACGCTGCTCGACGAGCAACTGCCCGCCGCGTCGCCGCGCCGGGTGAAAATCGAGTGCCCGCTGATCAGCCGCGGCTCGATCGGGCCGGTGCGCGCGGCCGGATAG